The following DNA comes from Geobacter sp..
AGACGAATCTCTTGGAATCGATCTTTCTGCTCGGTACGCTGAAGTCGTTCAGGCATGCCAGAAACAGCGATCTGATCGCCTGGGACACCCCATTTTCCCTGATCCGGGGTGCTGTCACGGATGATCTGACAAGGCATGAGCTAGCACTGCTCCTGGAAAAAGGGAGCAAGAAGGTCAGGATCGATCAGAAAACAGTCACCAGGGTGGCTGAATTTTTCGGCATACTTACGGTTGTTCTCTTTGCTCCCGAAGAGCTGTTGATGGTCAGGGGAGCTCCTGACTCGCGGCGACGCTATCTCGACCGGGCCATATTCGCCGGGGATCTCCATTACCTGACCCAGCACCATGAATATTCGCGGATATTGAAGCAGCGCAACTCGCTCTTGCGCAGCGGCGATTCATCCGCCCTTGAGCCGTGGAACGAACAGCTTGCCATGGCAGGCGGCCGCCTGGCAGCACAACGGGTCGATTACCTGACACGGATCGGCGACCTGCTCTCATCTCTGTACCGGGAAATAACTGGTACGATGGACAGGGCAACCATTGCATACCGGAGTTCCCAGGTAAGCTACTCTGCCGATGAAACGGACAACAGCGCCAGGATTCTGGCTGCGCTGGCCGGCGTGAAAAACCAGGAACGGCTGCAGCAGACCACTCTCCTTGGCCCGCACCGCGACGACCTTGCCTTTACCCTGAACGGCAAGCCGTTGCGACATGCAGCATCCCAGGGTCAGCAGCGTTGCTATGTGCTGGCTCTCAAGATGGCGGAGATCGAATATCTTCGAAAGCTTAACGGCCATCCGCCCGTGCTGTTGCTGGACGACATGACCAGCGAACTGGACCGGCAACGAACGGCCAATCTGGTCAGGTTTCTCACCCAGCGCGGCATGCAGGTCTTTATCACCACGACCAGCCTGGATCAGGTCGGGTTGTTTGCAGAACATGAGACATTGCGCACGTTTCACGTGAAACAGGGGAGCGTGCAAAGACAGGAGTTGCAATGACAGATACGAACGTCAACGATTACGGTGCCGATAAGATCAAGGTTCTTGAGGGGCTGTCCGCGGTTCGCAAGCGGCCGGCGATGTATATCGGTTCCACCTCGGCCCAGGGTCTGCACCATCTGGTCTACGAAGTCGTCGATAACTCCATCGACGAAGCCCTTGCCGGGCACTGCGACGCGGTGAGTGTGACCATCCATGTGGATGGTTCGGTGACCGTAGTGGATAACGGCCGCGGCATCCCCACCGACATCCATCCCACCGAGGGGAAGTCGGCTGCGGAAGTCGTCATGACCGTGCTGCATGCAGGGGGCAAGTTCGACAACACCTCCTACAAGGTTTCCGGTGGTTTGCACGGTGTGGGTATCTCGGTGGTGAACGCACTCTCCCGGCGGCTGGAGCTGGAGATCCGCCGCAACGGCAGGCTCTTCCGCCAGTCCTACCGCCGCGGCGAGCCGCTGGCCCCACTGGAGGACGCGGGTGAAACCAAGAAACGGGGCACCAAGATCACCTTCTTCCCCGACGAGGAGATCTTCGAAACCACGGAATTCTCTTTCGACGTCCTGTCCCAGCGCCTGCGGGAGCTGGCATTCCTCAATGCCGGGGTAAAGATCAAGATCACCGACGAACGGGTGGCGGACAAGAGCCATGAGTTCTTTTACGAAGGGGGGATCATCTCCTTTGTCGAGTACCTGAACAGGAACAAGACTTCGCTCCATCCCAAACCGATCTATTTCCGGGGCGAAAAAGGGGGGGTCGACATGGAGATTGCGCTTCAGTATAACGACTCCTACGATGAAAAGGTCTTTACCTTTGCCAACAACATCAACACCCATGAGGGGGGCACCCACCTCATCGGCTTCCGGGCCGCACTGACCCGGACCATGAATACCTATGCCAATGCAAACAACCTGTTGAGCAAGGCAAAGGTGGCCATCTCGGGCGAGGATCTGCGGGAAGGGCTCACCGCGGTCGTCTCCGTCAAGATTCCTCAGCCGCAATTTGAGGGACAGACCAAGACCAAGCTCGGCAATTCGGAGGTCAAGGGGTATGTGGAGACCCTGATGAACGAGAAGCTGGCGGTCTACCTGGAGGAGAATCCTGCCATTGCCAAGCGGATCCTGGAGAAATCCATCGAGGCGGCCCGGGCGCGCGAGGCGGCCCGCAAGGCCCGTGACCTGACCCGGCGCAAGGGGGCCCTGGAAGTGGGGAACCTTCCCGGCAAGCTGGCCGACTGTCAGGAAAAGGATCCGGCGCTCTGCGAGCTCTACCTGGTCGAGGGCGATTCTGCCGGCGGTTCTGCCAAGCAGGGGAGAGACCGCAAAAATCAGGCGATCCTGCCGCTCAAGGGAAAGATCCTCAACGTGGAGAAGGCCCGTTTCGACAAGATGCTGTCGTCGCAGGAGATCCGGACCCTCATATCGGCTCTGGGGACCAGCATCGGCAAGGATGACTTCGACATCGCAAAGCTCCGCTACAACCGGATCATCGTCATGACCGATGCCGACGTGGACGGTTCGCACATCCTGACCCTGCTCCTGACCTTCTTTTTCCGCCAGATGCCGGAGCTGGTGGAGCGGGGGCATCTCTACATTGCCCAGCCGCCGCTTTACAAGGTGAAGCGGGGCAAGAAGGAGCTCTACCTCCGGAACGAGGCGGCTCTGCAGAATTACCTTCTGGACGAGGGAACCGAGGATATGACGCTGACCCTGGCCGGTGTGGACAAGACCTACCGCGGCAAGCAGATCATTCCCATCCTCAGGCAGCTGATTGAGCGGAAAAGCCTGTTCGACAAGGTGGTGCGCAAAGGGGTGAACGAGGAACTCCTCCGTCTGCTCCTGGAGCACGGGGTCATCGGCGGCTGTGAGGAGTTGGAGGGGTTGGCGCCCGCCCTGGAACTGGTCAAGGTGCACAACGAGGATTTCGATTTTGCGGTTTCCGAGGGGCGGATCATCTGCCGCATGGGCAACCTGCGGGTTGCCATCGACATGCACACCCTGGAGGTCTTCAATTCCCACGAGTATGAAATCCTCGTGGAGCATAACAACCGGGTAAAGGAGCTTTTGGGTGACGGCACGGCGTCTGTTGCCAATGAGAACAAGACCCTGCTGGAGACCGGCTTCCACGAGGAGTTGCTCACCTTCTTCCTGGAAAATGCCAAAAAGGGGCTCTACATCCAGCGCTATAAAGGCCTTGGCGAGATGAACCCGGAACAGCTCTGGGAAACCACCATGAACCCGGAGAATCGCGTGCTCTTGCAGGTCAAGATCGAGGACGTGGTGGAGGCGGAGGAAATCTTCACCATCCTCATGGGAGACCAGGTGGAACCGCGCCGAGAGTTCATCGAACAGAATGCGCTGAACGTGTCGAACCTGGATATTTAACCTGCTGCTTACCGGCCGCCACAAGAGCGGGGCTTCCGGCAACCGCCGGTAATGGGGTTTCCTGAAGTACGTGGCAGCAGCGCGATTCAGTGATTTCCGCATAAAGGACACTACATGCTCGACCAGAACAACAACAAGATTTCCGTTAATATCGAAGACGAGATGAAACGGTCCTACATGGACTACGCCATGTCGGTCATCATCGGCAGGGCCCTTCCTGATGTCCGCGACGGACTGAAGCCGGTGCACCGGCGCTGTCTTTACGCCATGTACGACATGGGGAACGACTACAACAAGCCGTACAAGAAATCGGCCCGCGTCGTCGGTGATGTCATCGGTAAGTATCATCCCCACGGCGACTCGGCGGTATACGACACCATCGTCAGGATGGCGCAGGATTTTTCCCTCCGCTACCCCTTGGTGGACGGTCAGGGTAACTTCGGCTCTGTGGACGGTGACTCGCCTGCTGCTATGCGTTACACCGAGATCCGCATGGACCAGCTCGCCCATGAGCTGCTTGCCGACCTGGACAAAGAGACGGTGGACATGGGGCCGAACTACGACGACTCGCTCAGCGAGCCGCTGGTTCTCCCCTCTAAGTTTCCCAACCTGCTGGTCAACGGCTCGGCCGGCATTGCCGTCGGCATGGCGACCAACATCCCCCCCCACAACCTGACCGAGGTGATCAACGGGATCATTGCCGTCATCCATAACCCCGATCTCACCTTCGACGAACTGCTCGGCCACATCCCCGGTCCCGATTTCCCCACGGGCGGTTTCATCTACGGCAGGGAAGGGATTCTCTCCGCTTACTCCACCGGCCGCGGTATCGTGCAGATGCGGGCCAGAGCCATCGTCGAAACCCACAAGAAGACCGAGCGCCAGTCCATCGTGGTGACCGAGATCCCCTATCAGGTGAACAAGGCCAGGCTGATCGAGAAGATCGCCGAACTGGTGAAGGAGAAGAAGCTGGAAGGGATTTCCGACCTGCGGGACGAATCGGACCGCGACGGCATGCGGATCGTCATCGAACTGAAGAAGGACGAGAACCCCCAGGTTATCCTCAACCACCTCTACAAGCAGACCCAGATGCAGTCGTCCTTCGGCATCATCATGCTGGCCATTGTCAACAACCGGCCCAAGGTGCTGGCCCTGCGGGAGATGATCAACTACTTCATCGACCACCGGCGGGAGATTGTCACCCGGCGCACCATCTTCGATCTGAAAAAGGCCGAGGCCAGGGCCCATATCCTGGAAGGCCTCAAGATAGCCCTCGACTGGCTGGATGCGGTGATAGAGCTGATACGTTCCTCACCTACCCCTGCCGATGCAAAGATGGGGCTGATAGAAGGACGGTTTGCCGATCCCGACTTCCTCAAGCGGTTCGACATCCCGATGCCGGCCAATTTCGAGGGTCCGGTCCGGCTCTCCGAGCTGCAGGCCCAGGCGATCCTGGAGATGCGGTTGCAGCGTTTGACCGGCCTGGAGCGGGACAAGATCATCCAGGAGTACCTGGATATCCTCAAATACATCGGCCGGTTAAAGGAGATCCTCGCCTCCGAGGAGGAAATCCTCAAGATCATCACGGCAGAGCTTCTGGAGCTGAAAGAGAAGTTCGGCGACGAGCGGCGGACCGAGATCGTCGGCCAGACTGCCGAGATCTCGCTGGAGGATACCATTGTCGAAGAGGACATGGTGGTCACCATCAGTCATACCGGGTACATCAAGCGGAACGCCGTGACCCTTTACCGCGCCCAGCGGCGCGGCGGTAAAGGAAAGACCGGGATGAAGACCAAGGAAGAGGATTTCGTCGAACATCTCTTCATCGCCTCCAGCAAGGACTTCATGATGTTCTTCACCGATGCCGGCAGGGTCTACTGGCTGAAGGTCTATGAAATCCCCGAGGCAGGGCGCGCCACCCGCGGCAAGGCGATAGTCAACCTGTTGAACCTCAATCCGGGCGAGAAGATCACGGCGATCCTGCCGGTCAAGGAGTTCAGCGAGGACCGCTACCTGATGATGGCCACCCGCCTCGGCGTGGTGAAAAAGAGCCCGCTGCGCGAATACTCAAACATCCGCGTCGGCGGGATCATCGCCGTCAACCTTGACGACAACGACAAGCTGATTGCCGTGTCGCTCACCGACGGCAAGCAGGACGTGCTGCTCGCCAGCAGACACGGCAAATCGATCCGTTTCAAGGAAGAGGATGCCCGTCCCTTGGGCAGGGTCTCCCGCGGAGTTCGGGGGATGACCTTGGAAGAGGACGACGTGGTGATCGGCATGGAGATCATCAACGAGGCGTTCAGTGCCTCGACCATCTTCACCGTCACCGAGAACGGCTTCGGCAAGCGGACCGAGCTTACCGAATACCGTACCCAGAGCCGCGGCGGCAAGGGGGTCATCACCATCAAGACCACCGAGCGGAACGGCTGCGTGGTGGACATCAAGCAGGTGACCGACGAGAACGACCTGATGCTGATCAGCGATCAGGGTAAGATCCTTCGGGTTCCGGTGTCGGGATTCTCCATCATCGGCCGCAATACCCAGGGGGTCCGCCTGATGGTAACCGAGCCCGAGGAGCGGATCGTTGCCGTTGCCAAGCTGGCGGAGAAGGATGAAGGCGACGAAGCCGGAACAGGCGATGATGAGCTGGACGTCATCGAGCCGATCGAAGGCGACGAAGAATAGGAGTCGCCTGCAGGGAGAAGAGGTCTCTTTCCCTGCTGCGGAATGGCACGCATGGAACGACGCAGAAAAATAGTGGATCACAGCCTCAAGGAGCGTCACGGCATCCTGAGCCTGTTGAAACAGGTGGAGAAGGAGAACGTGACCTACGACGAGATGGACGAGATCGGTCTTGCCCTGAAACGTGCGGGCAAGCGTGCCCTCTCTCCCCTGGTCCGCAGTCTCTGGCGGGAAACCGATGCCGAGCTTCTCTCCAAGTATGCCTACCTCCTCGACTTCTTCGAGGATGAGCCGTGGCTTGAGCAGCTGATACAGATCGTCCTGCGCCGGACAGACCTGGACAGCACCGCGAAGAGCGCGCTTCTGGGCGCGCTCCAGGAATACGGCATCGATATCAACCTGCCGCCCTTTGCCCGCCTGCTGGACGAGGTGCAGGGACCGCTGTCCGAGACCCTTCCCCGCCTGTTGGAACAGGGAGAGGAAGGGCTGATCATCTTCATGGAGGATTTTCTCCTCTATCCCCAGGAGATGCAACTGGCCCTGGTGCAGGAACTGGCCCATGTTCCGGACCCACGGGTGCTGACCCTGCTGGAGGTCCTGCTCGGGGTCGATTCGCCGGAGATCGTTGAAGAAGCGGTGGCGACACTGGGGAAGATCCGCGAGCCTGGTTCCGCCGACGTGCTCTCTGCCTGTGCGGCGGCCGCGAGTGAGCCGCTCCGGGAACTCTGCCGGCGCAGTCTGCGACGGCTCGCCTTTGTCGGCATCCAACCATCCCCCCCGGTGCCGGTCCACCCTTCACCCTTTCATGTGGCGTGGGTCAGCCCGATGGACGGGGCAGGCTACCGTACGCTCTGGTTTGCCCGCTGGCGGGGAACCGGCCAGTTGGCATTCATCTGCCTGCATCTCCACGAAACCACGGGAATCAGGGCTGCGTGGGGGGCAGGAAACATCTCAGTCAAGGAGTTCGACGAATTGAGCAGGGAAAGGCTCCCCGAAGAGGGGCTGGTGAGGATTCCCCTCCCCTACGCCCTGCAACTCCTCCGGGACGGCCTGTTCCGTAACCGCGACACCATGTTCCAGTTGCCGCCGGAATTCTACGTCCTCAAGGGGATCTTCCTGGGCGAGGATCTGCAACCGACCCCCTACCTTCCCGATTTTGCGGGTTTCGACCTGAATGCCCTGGCCCACGCCACCCAGCATGTGGTGGCCTCGGACGACCTCTTCGACGACGACTATTTTGCCGGCTGGTATATGGCTACCTGCCGTGTCTATGATTTTGCCGAGGAATGGAGCACTCTGGAGAAAACAGGTGAGCGGAAGGCGCTGGCAAAGGGGCTGGAGACCATCCTGGAACAGTTCTGCAGGGAACTGATCGGACCGGCCATCGAGCAGATCAGGAGCCGGTTGTTTCTCACTGCGGATCTGCTGCTGCGGACCGGGCGGGACCGGCTGCTGGTGGAGACAGCCCTGGCAACGGCCCTCAGTCTCAACTCCTTTACCATGCCGTATCATTTCCATCCATTCCTGCGCCGGCTTGCGCTGGAGAGCATGGATGCGGCACGGGAGGCGCTTGCCGAAGGGTATGATCTCAGGGAACATCCGCACGAGGCGGATGACGACGAATGGCTGGACTAAACCGGAACAGTGCCGCTGTCGGCAGGTGAGGGTCGCATGCAACAGAACATCGGAGTGATCGGGGCGGGAAGCTGGGGGACGACCCTGGCGGATCTGCTGGCGAAAAAAGGGCATAGCGTGACGCTCTGGGCCTACGAGCCGGAGCTTGTCCTGGAGATGGGGACGTCGCGGGAAAACCGCCTGTTCCTTCCCGGTATCACCCTGGCTCCGAACCTGACCTTTACCAACGATCTGCAGGAGGCGGTACGGGGCAAGGAGCTGCTGCTCTTTGTGGTACCGTCCCAGGTGCTGCGCGGCGTGCTGCGGCAGGCGTTGCCGGCTGTCTCGCCCGATGCCGTCATCCTGAGCGCTTCCAAGGGGATCGAGGTGGGGACCCTGCAGGCGGTTTCCCAGATCTATGAGGAACTGCTCCCCCCTGCCCTGTTCAGCCGTTTTTCAGTCATTTCCGGGCCGAGCTTTGCCCGTGAGGTGGCGTACGAAATGCCCACCGCCGTTGTTGCGGCGGCTGACGACGAGGCTGTGGCGAAGAAGGTGCAACAAGCCTTTACCTGCGGATTCTTCCGGGTCTATACCAATTCCGACGTCATCGGGGTCGAGTTGGGGGGGGCGCTCAAGAACGTCATCGCCATCGGAGCGGGTATCGCGGACGGACTCGGCTTTGGCTGCAACACCCGCGCAGCACTCATTACCCGCGGTCTGGCCGAGATCACCCGCCTTGGCCTGGCCATGGGGGCACGGGCGGAAACCTTTGCCGGCCTGGCCGGCATGGGGGATCTGGTGCTCACCTGTACCGGCGATCTGTCGCGAAACCGGACCGTTGGGATACAGCTCGGCCAGGGGAGCAGCCTCAAAGAGATCCTGGGCGAGATGCGGATGGTTGCTGAAGGGGTGAAAACCACCGAGTCGACCTGGCAGCTTGCACAACGCCATGGTGTCGACATGCCGATTACCGAACAGGTCTTCCGGGTCCTTTACGAGGGGAAATCTGCCCGGACCGCAGTGATAGAGCTCATGACCCGCGATCTGAAGGCGGAAGGGGTTTGAGCGATTTTCCCGCCATTGACGTGCCGTATGGTGCCATGCGTCGCATAGACATCCCGTAAACCGCCACCGCAGGGCAGAGAGCCGCCGCCATGAACCTATACATCGGCATACGCACCAAGCTGCTCCTTGCGGTCTTCTTTCTGCTGGTCATCTCCTTTTCCATCCTGCTGGTATCCACCCTTGTAAGTATCGACAGTTTCGTTGTCAGGCAGATCGACACCGAGCTTGCGGAACAGCTCGGGTACGTGCAGCATCATTTTTACGAACGTACCGAAACCGTGCGGGATTCCCTCGGCCAGCAACTTACGTCGCCAACCATGCAGGAACACCTGCGGGCGGATGATCGTATCTGGCTGTCCGCAGCGCTGCAGCGCTGGAAGGCCATTCTCCCCTTCCTCGATCTCTTTTCCATCGTCAATGCCGACCAGATGACCCTGGCCCGACTCAACACTGCCGAGCCTGTGGGACGCTTCGCCATGCCGGACCTTCTCGACAAGGCGTTCAGCGAAAAAAAGCCGGTGGTTTCCACAGAACTGGTCAGCGTGAAAGCGCTCTCCATGGAGGCGGGTTCTGCAAAGGTTCCGCTGCAGAGCGTGAATGGTGGGGTCATGATGGTGACCCTGGTCCTGCCGGTGATCGATGCGACCGGCAAGGTCATCGGCGCCGTGGTTGCCGGCGATGTCCTGAACGGCGACAATTTCCTCCCGATACAGTACCGTAGCCTGTTCGGCGATAAAGGCGAGATAATGGTGAGCCAGTTCGATACCACCATTGTCAGCAGCAGCCGTCAGGAGATGATCAACGGCACCCGTGTTGCCCCGGAGATCATGGAGGAGCTGAAGTCGGGACAGGCCTATTATGGCAGGGTAGAGACCGGCGAGATGCCCTATCGCTCCTCCTATGTGCCGATTTTGAACGGCCGGGGAGGATTCATCGGCTCCCTGGCAGTGGCCGTATCGACCGCCGATTACCAGAAGATCCGGAACAATACCAAGCAGAACGTGCTCAATACTGCGGTGGTCTCCATGATGCTGCTCTTGGTGATTGCCGTGGTTATTTCGCGCAAGCTGGCCGAACCGCTCAGAAGACTGGCCAGGGGTGTACGGATGATCGAGGCAGGGGACCTGGAACAGCAGGTGGAGGTGACGTCGTCCGACGAGGTGGGCCAACTGGCCCGTTCGTTCAACAGCATGGTGAAAACCCTGGCTGAACGGAAGAGAATCATAGAGTCCAAGACCGACGATCTGCAGAAACTGAATGAACGGCTGGAGAAGATCGTCACTGAGCGGACTTCCCAGCTGCAGCTGGAGATGGGCATGCTGGAGACGGTACTTACCTGCATGGCCGAGGGGATGGTGGTCGTCGACAGTCAGGGGTGCGTTGTCCGGTTCAACCCCGCAGCCCAGAAGATCTTCGACATCGTTCCCTGCCGGGTTATCGGCCATTCACTTACCCAACTGGCCGATCAGGAAGGGTTTGCCGAGCTGATCCGCTTTGCGCAGAGTGTCGGGGCTGATGAGGAGGGGATGGGTGGCGCGGGAGAGAGAACCATTCATGTCAAGGGCAAGCAACTGCAGGTTTCGGTGTCGCAACTGGTTGAGTGCAGCGGAGAGCGTGCCGGTGTCGTGGTGTCGCTTAGGGATGTGACTGCCGAGGCAGAGGTCGATCGGATGAAATCCGATTTCATCTCTACGGTTTCCCATGAGCTCAAGACCCCGCTCACCTCCATCAAGGGGGCCTTGCAATTCATCATGAACAAGGGGAAATGGCTGACCACCACCGAACGTGAACTGATTAACGTCTGCCTGCGTAATAGCGACCGCCTGAGCCGTCTCATCAGCGATATCCTGGACATTTCCAAGATCGAGGCCGGCAGGGTGGAGTTGATATTACGTCCCGAATCGGCGAACGAGCTAGTGGTGAACGCCATCGAAGAGATCAAGGGGGTTGCCCTGGCCAGGGGCATAACCGTGATCAACAGTGTTCCGGTCGACCTGCCGCTGGTGTATGGTGATCATGACCGCCTGGTCCAGGTGCTCACCAATCTCCTTTCCAATGCCGTCAAGTTTTCGCCGGAGCAGAAGGTGGTCGTGGTCAGCGCCGTGCATGTCGGCAACTACGTCACCATCTCGGTAACAGACAGCGGCAGGCCGATCCAGTGGGCGGACCGGGACAAGCTGTTCCGAAAATTCCAGCAGATTGAGCGCGACGACATGGGGACGCGAGGCGGAACAGGGCTGGGGCTGGCCATCTGCAAGGAGATTGTCGAGCGACACCACGGC
Coding sequences within:
- the recF gene encoding DNA replication/repair protein RecF produces the protein MILTKISVQSFRNLDATTLEFCKGFNILYGDNAQGKTNLLESIFLLGTLKSFRHARNSDLIAWDTPFSLIRGAVTDDLTRHELALLLEKGSKKVRIDQKTVTRVAEFFGILTVVLFAPEELLMVRGAPDSRRRYLDRAIFAGDLHYLTQHHEYSRILKQRNSLLRSGDSSALEPWNEQLAMAGGRLAAQRVDYLTRIGDLLSSLYREITGTMDRATIAYRSSQVSYSADETDNSARILAALAGVKNQERLQQTTLLGPHRDDLAFTLNGKPLRHAASQGQQRCYVLALKMAEIEYLRKLNGHPPVLLLDDMTSELDRQRTANLVRFLTQRGMQVFITTTSLDQVGLFAEHETLRTFHVKQGSVQRQELQ
- the gyrB gene encoding DNA topoisomerase (ATP-hydrolyzing) subunit B, which gives rise to MTDTNVNDYGADKIKVLEGLSAVRKRPAMYIGSTSAQGLHHLVYEVVDNSIDEALAGHCDAVSVTIHVDGSVTVVDNGRGIPTDIHPTEGKSAAEVVMTVLHAGGKFDNTSYKVSGGLHGVGISVVNALSRRLELEIRRNGRLFRQSYRRGEPLAPLEDAGETKKRGTKITFFPDEEIFETTEFSFDVLSQRLRELAFLNAGVKIKITDERVADKSHEFFYEGGIISFVEYLNRNKTSLHPKPIYFRGEKGGVDMEIALQYNDSYDEKVFTFANNINTHEGGTHLIGFRAALTRTMNTYANANNLLSKAKVAISGEDLREGLTAVVSVKIPQPQFEGQTKTKLGNSEVKGYVETLMNEKLAVYLEENPAIAKRILEKSIEAARAREAARKARDLTRRKGALEVGNLPGKLADCQEKDPALCELYLVEGDSAGGSAKQGRDRKNQAILPLKGKILNVEKARFDKMLSSQEIRTLISALGTSIGKDDFDIAKLRYNRIIVMTDADVDGSHILTLLLTFFFRQMPELVERGHLYIAQPPLYKVKRGKKELYLRNEAALQNYLLDEGTEDMTLTLAGVDKTYRGKQIIPILRQLIERKSLFDKVVRKGVNEELLRLLLEHGVIGGCEELEGLAPALELVKVHNEDFDFAVSEGRIICRMGNLRVAIDMHTLEVFNSHEYEILVEHNNRVKELLGDGTASVANENKTLLETGFHEELLTFFLENAKKGLYIQRYKGLGEMNPEQLWETTMNPENRVLLQVKIEDVVEAEEIFTILMGDQVEPRREFIEQNALNVSNLDI
- the gyrA gene encoding DNA gyrase subunit A; translated protein: MLDQNNNKISVNIEDEMKRSYMDYAMSVIIGRALPDVRDGLKPVHRRCLYAMYDMGNDYNKPYKKSARVVGDVIGKYHPHGDSAVYDTIVRMAQDFSLRYPLVDGQGNFGSVDGDSPAAMRYTEIRMDQLAHELLADLDKETVDMGPNYDDSLSEPLVLPSKFPNLLVNGSAGIAVGMATNIPPHNLTEVINGIIAVIHNPDLTFDELLGHIPGPDFPTGGFIYGREGILSAYSTGRGIVQMRARAIVETHKKTERQSIVVTEIPYQVNKARLIEKIAELVKEKKLEGISDLRDESDRDGMRIVIELKKDENPQVILNHLYKQTQMQSSFGIIMLAIVNNRPKVLALREMINYFIDHRREIVTRRTIFDLKKAEARAHILEGLKIALDWLDAVIELIRSSPTPADAKMGLIEGRFADPDFLKRFDIPMPANFEGPVRLSELQAQAILEMRLQRLTGLERDKIIQEYLDILKYIGRLKEILASEEEILKIITAELLELKEKFGDERRTEIVGQTAEISLEDTIVEEDMVVTISHTGYIKRNAVTLYRAQRRGGKGKTGMKTKEEDFVEHLFIASSKDFMMFFTDAGRVYWLKVYEIPEAGRATRGKAIVNLLNLNPGEKITAILPVKEFSEDRYLMMATRLGVVKKSPLREYSNIRVGGIIAVNLDDNDKLIAVSLTDGKQDVLLASRHGKSIRFKEEDARPLGRVSRGVRGMTLEEDDVVIGMEIINEAFSASTIFTVTENGFGKRTELTEYRTQSRGGKGVITIKTTERNGCVVDIKQVTDENDLMLISDQGKILRVPVSGFSIIGRNTQGVRLMVTEPEERIVAVAKLAEKDEGDEAGTGDDELDVIEPIEGDEE
- a CDS encoding HEAT repeat domain-containing protein; the encoded protein is MERRRKIVDHSLKERHGILSLLKQVEKENVTYDEMDEIGLALKRAGKRALSPLVRSLWRETDAELLSKYAYLLDFFEDEPWLEQLIQIVLRRTDLDSTAKSALLGALQEYGIDINLPPFARLLDEVQGPLSETLPRLLEQGEEGLIIFMEDFLLYPQEMQLALVQELAHVPDPRVLTLLEVLLGVDSPEIVEEAVATLGKIREPGSADVLSACAAAASEPLRELCRRSLRRLAFVGIQPSPPVPVHPSPFHVAWVSPMDGAGYRTLWFARWRGTGQLAFICLHLHETTGIRAAWGAGNISVKEFDELSRERLPEEGLVRIPLPYALQLLRDGLFRNRDTMFQLPPEFYVLKGIFLGEDLQPTPYLPDFAGFDLNALAHATQHVVASDDLFDDDYFAGWYMATCRVYDFAEEWSTLEKTGERKALAKGLETILEQFCRELIGPAIEQIRSRLFLTADLLLRTGRDRLLVETALATALSLNSFTMPYHFHPFLRRLALESMDAAREALAEGYDLREHPHEADDDEWLD
- a CDS encoding NAD(P)H-dependent glycerol-3-phosphate dehydrogenase is translated as MQQNIGVIGAGSWGTTLADLLAKKGHSVTLWAYEPELVLEMGTSRENRLFLPGITLAPNLTFTNDLQEAVRGKELLLFVVPSQVLRGVLRQALPAVSPDAVILSASKGIEVGTLQAVSQIYEELLPPALFSRFSVISGPSFAREVAYEMPTAVVAAADDEAVAKKVQQAFTCGFFRVYTNSDVIGVELGGALKNVIAIGAGIADGLGFGCNTRAALITRGLAEITRLGLAMGARAETFAGLAGMGDLVLTCTGDLSRNRTVGIQLGQGSSLKEILGEMRMVAEGVKTTESTWQLAQRHGVDMPITEQVFRVLYEGKSARTAVIELMTRDLKAEGV
- a CDS encoding HAMP domain-containing protein, with product MNLYIGIRTKLLLAVFFLLVISFSILLVSTLVSIDSFVVRQIDTELAEQLGYVQHHFYERTETVRDSLGQQLTSPTMQEHLRADDRIWLSAALQRWKAILPFLDLFSIVNADQMTLARLNTAEPVGRFAMPDLLDKAFSEKKPVVSTELVSVKALSMEAGSAKVPLQSVNGGVMMVTLVLPVIDATGKVIGAVVAGDVLNGDNFLPIQYRSLFGDKGEIMVSQFDTTIVSSSRQEMINGTRVAPEIMEELKSGQAYYGRVETGEMPYRSSYVPILNGRGGFIGSLAVAVSTADYQKIRNNTKQNVLNTAVVSMMLLLVIAVVISRKLAEPLRRLARGVRMIEAGDLEQQVEVTSSDEVGQLARSFNSMVKTLAERKRIIESKTDDLQKLNERLEKIVTERTSQLQLEMGMLETVLTCMAEGMVVVDSQGCVVRFNPAAQKIFDIVPCRVIGHSLTQLADQEGFAELIRFAQSVGADEEGMGGAGERTIHVKGKQLQVSVSQLVECSGERAGVVVSLRDVTAEAEVDRMKSDFISTVSHELKTPLTSIKGALQFIMNKGKWLTTTERELINVCLRNSDRLSRLISDILDISKIEAGRVELILRPESANELVVNAIEEIKGVALARGITVINSVPVDLPLVYGDHDRLVQVLTNLLSNAVKFSPEQKVVVVSAVHVGNYVTISVTDSGRPIQWADRDKLFRKFQQIERDDMGTRGGTGLGLAICKEIVERHHGRIYYENSQSGGNVFSFTVPVCEESHEG